One genomic window of Magnolia sinica isolate HGM2019 chromosome 3, MsV1, whole genome shotgun sequence includes the following:
- the LOC131239030 gene encoding MDIS1-interacting receptor like kinase 2-like, with the protein MPNSPAGHLGYLQARFLLRGHPFYTEPCLDFDGYILRCQRSLRFHPIKFLSSNAFTTAPASTLGEAEALLEWKASISSPQALHSWSLPSANASANTISPCKWYGISCNGLGSVIEISLPSAGLQGKLDNLSFSSFPNLFRLNLSDNTLTGTIPADIGTLSRLVSLNISMNYLSGVLPLSMANLSHLSELDISSNEITGPIPPSLEIGNLVNLNKLELESNLLTGSIPSTIGNLTKLELFNAFDNHLTGEIPKSFRNCTSLTRVRLEGNQLVANVSEAFGVYPHLYFMDVSNNMLFGELSPNWGECKNLTRLQLSGNMITGRIPREIGQLKQLQVLGLSLNHLEGEIPKEFERLTSLFSLSLNDNELSSQVPKEIGKLSNLEVLDLSRNHLSGPIPPQLGDCSKLQYLKLSENDLNGSIPFQIGNLVYLEDLLDLSHNLLNGEISPQLGKLHVLEKLNLSHNMLSGSIPPSFEAMFSLQSIDFSYNALEGPLPNSKNFQKTPAMAFIKNKGLCGEVQGLRPCNAPSIRHGDARKGRQVVIFIVLPLLAALFLLFLVVGLSSIYSQRRRNKEKVVLEKSSRNPFSIWNYDGIDAFEQIVEATEGFDDKYCIGTGGYGKVYKANLPSGQVVAVKKLHTLEGGDQSDQRSFRNEIRALTEIRHHNIVKFYGFCSHAQFSFLVYEYM; encoded by the exons aatttctttcttccaATGCCTTTACAACAGCACCAGCATCCACACTCGGAGAAGCAGAGGCTCTCTTGGAATGGAAAGCCAGCATCTCCTCACCACAAGCTCTCCATTCATGGTCACTTCCATCTGCTAATGCTAGTGCCAACACAATCTCTCCATGCAAATGGTATGGGATCTCCTGCAACGGCCTTGGAAGCGTAATAGAGATAAGCTTACCCAGTGCAGGCTTGCAAGGTAAGCttgataacttgagcttctccTCATTTCCAAACCTCTTCCGTCTCAATCTCAGTGACAACACACTAACTGGAACCATCCCAGCTGATATTGGCACTCTTTCTAGACTCGTCTCCCTCAATATCTCCATGAATTATCTCTCTGGAGTTCTACCTCTTTCAATGGCTAACCTTTCTCACCTTTCAGAGCTCGACATCTCATCTAATGAAATAACTGGGCCTATTCCTCCATCTTTAG AAATTGGGAATTTGGTAAATCTCAATAAGCTTGAGCTTGAGAGtaaccttctaacaggttctatcccttccactatAGGAAACTTGACCAAGCTTGAACTCTTCAATGCATTTGACAACCATTTAACTGGTGAGATCCCAAAAAGCTTCAGAAATTGCACTAGTTTAACTAGAGTTCGACTCGAAGGAAATCAGCTTGTTGCAAATGTATCAGAAGCCTTTGGTGTCTACCCACATCTCTATTTCATGGATGTCAGCAACAACATGTTGTTTGGTGAACTCTCACCGAACTGGGGAGAATGCAAAAACTTGACGAGGCTACAATTATCTGGGAACATGATCACTGGTAGAATTCCTCGCGAGATTGGGCAGTTGAAGCAGCTACAAGTACTTGGTCTTTCTTTGAACCATCTAGAAGGAGAGATTCCAAAGGAATTTGAGAGGCTAACTTCTTTGTTCAGCTTGAGTTTAAATGATAACGAACTTTCTAGTCAGGTACCAAAAGAGATTGGAAAACTCTCCAACTTGGAGGTTCTTGACTTGTCAAGGAATCACCTAAGTGGTCCAATACCACCTCAATTAGGGGATTGCTCCAAACTCCAATATCTGAAATTGAGCGAAAATGATTTGAATGGAAGCATTCCATTTCAAATTGGTAACCTGGTATACTTAGAGGATTTACTAGATCTCAGTCATAACTTGCTTAATGGAGAGATATCACCACAACTTGGGAAATTGCATGTGCTGGAAAAGTTAAACCTCTCCCACAACATGTTGTCGGGCTCCATTCCACCTTCTTTTGAAGCAATGTTCAGCTTGCAATCtattgatttttcatacaatgctTTGGAAGGTCCTCTTCCCAACAGCAAAAACTTTCAGAAGACTCCTGCAATGGCATTCATAAAAAACAAAGGTTTATGTGGTGAAGTGCAAGGTTTGAGACCCTGCAACGCTCCTTCAATAAGGCATGGTGATGCAAGGAAAGGCCGCCAAGTTGTCATCTTCATTGTTCTTCCTCTCTTGGCAgccttgtttcttttatttctagTCGTCGGCCTTTCTTCCATTTATTCCCAAAGACGAAGAAATAAAGAGAAGGTAGTTCTTGAAAAGAGCAGCAGAaatccattttcaatatggaattatgatgggattgatgcATTTGAACAGATCGTGGAAGCGACAGAGGGTTTCGACGACAAATACTGCATCGGAACTGGAGGGTATGGAAAAGTTTACAAagcaaatctaccatcaggccaagtagtagctgtgaagaaacttCACACACTTGAAGGTGGGGATCAATCCgaccaaagaagttttagaaatgAGATTCGAGCATTAACAGAAATCCGCCATCACAACATTGTGAAGTTTTATGGTTTTTGTTCCCATGCTCAATTCTCATTTCTAGTCTATGAGTACATGTAA